The Bos javanicus breed banteng chromosome 21, ARS-OSU_banteng_1.0, whole genome shotgun sequence genome includes a region encoding these proteins:
- the C21H14orf28 gene encoding uncharacterized protein C14orf28 homolog isoform X1 → MKTLFEEIKASIKNNYNQDRSFWRPVLPWGGVFTIKAGRKAVSCTPLYVEIRLKNTCTIDGFLMLLYVILNENENFPRELSLHLGREFVDCFLYLMDTYSFTTVKLLWIWDKMEKQQYKSEVHKASLIIDLFGNEHDNFTKNLENLMSTIQESYCSNWRCPTRVQEDQQRTININPPQEIPHGNLIRLAVDELFCSRIELCEEHGCGGLREFSQRVFCHGAPPFVVLNMQHWKSEDLAYVPYYLDLSDHKYLLEGATLFNKEEHHYSAAFQIDGHWMHYDGLRNVNLILLNKPPEFLLLSSLVYIRATEK, encoded by the exons ATGAAGACACTGTTTGAAGAGATCAAagcatcaattaaaaataactataaccAAGATCGCTCATTTTGGAGGCCTGTTCTTCCTTGGGGAGGTGTTTTTACTATCAAAGCTGGCCGCAAAGCAGTCTCCTGTACACCACTCTATGTTgaaataagactgaaaaataCCTGCACCATAGATGGATTCTTGATGTTGCTGTATGTCATTCTCAACGAAAATGAAAATTTCCCCCGGGAACTCTCTCTTCATTTAGGTAGAGAGTTTGTagactgttttctttatttaatggACACCTACAGTTTTACAACCGTGAAGCTACTTTGGATTTGGGACAAAatggaaaaacagcaatacaagTCTGAAGTTCATAAAGCTTCATTAATCATTGATTTGTTTGGGAATGAACATGATAATTTTACAAAAAATCTCGAAAATCTCATGTCAACCATACAAGAGAGTTACTGTTCCAACTGGCGATGCCCCACTCGAGTGCAGGAAGATCAGCAACGCACAATTAATATAAA TCCTCCCCAAGAAATTCCACATGGAAACTTGATACGACTGGCTGTGGATGAGTTATTCTGTTCCAGGATTGAACTGTGTGAAGAGCATGG GTGTGGTGGCTTAAGAGAATTTTCTCAGCGAGTGTTCTGCCACGGGGCACCCCCTTTTGTTGTCTTAAATATGCAGCATTGGAAATCTGAAGATCTGGCATATGTCCCCTATTATTTGGATTTATCTGATCACAA GTATTTGTTGGAAGGTGCCACATTGTTTAACAAAGAGGAACATCATTATTCTGCAGCCTTTCAGATTGATGGACATTGGATGCACTATGATGGCCTCAGAAATGtgaatttaattttgttaaataaacCCCCAGAGTTTCTCCTCTTGTCATCATTGGTTTATATTCGAgcaacagagaaataa
- the C21H14orf28 gene encoding uncharacterized protein C14orf28 homolog isoform X2: MKTLFEEIKASIKNNYNQDRSFWRPVLPWGGVFTIKAGRKAVSCTPLYVEIRLKNTCTIDGFLMLLYVILNENENFPRELSLHLGREFVDCFLYLMDTYSFTTVKLLWIWDKMEKQQYKSEVHKASLIIDLFGNEHDNFTKNLENLMSTIQESYCSNWRCPTRVQEDQQRTINIKCGGLREFSQRVFCHGAPPFVVLNMQHWKSEDLAYVPYYLDLSDHKYLLEGATLFNKEEHHYSAAFQIDGHWMHYDGLRNVNLILLNKPPEFLLLSSLVYIRATEK, encoded by the exons ATGAAGACACTGTTTGAAGAGATCAAagcatcaattaaaaataactataaccAAGATCGCTCATTTTGGAGGCCTGTTCTTCCTTGGGGAGGTGTTTTTACTATCAAAGCTGGCCGCAAAGCAGTCTCCTGTACACCACTCTATGTTgaaataagactgaaaaataCCTGCACCATAGATGGATTCTTGATGTTGCTGTATGTCATTCTCAACGAAAATGAAAATTTCCCCCGGGAACTCTCTCTTCATTTAGGTAGAGAGTTTGTagactgttttctttatttaatggACACCTACAGTTTTACAACCGTGAAGCTACTTTGGATTTGGGACAAAatggaaaaacagcaatacaagTCTGAAGTTCATAAAGCTTCATTAATCATTGATTTGTTTGGGAATGAACATGATAATTTTACAAAAAATCTCGAAAATCTCATGTCAACCATACAAGAGAGTTACTGTTCCAACTGGCGATGCCCCACTCGAGTGCAGGAAGATCAGCAACGCACAATTAATATAAA GTGTGGTGGCTTAAGAGAATTTTCTCAGCGAGTGTTCTGCCACGGGGCACCCCCTTTTGTTGTCTTAAATATGCAGCATTGGAAATCTGAAGATCTGGCATATGTCCCCTATTATTTGGATTTATCTGATCACAA GTATTTGTTGGAAGGTGCCACATTGTTTAACAAAGAGGAACATCATTATTCTGCAGCCTTTCAGATTGATGGACATTGGATGCACTATGATGGCCTCAGAAATGtgaatttaattttgttaaataaacCCCCAGAGTTTCTCCTCTTGTCATCATTGGTTTATATTCGAgcaacagagaaataa